In one window of Desulforhabdus amnigena DNA:
- a CDS encoding cobyric acid synthase, translating into MTDKAKSLMFLGTGSDVGKSVLAAAFCRILKQDGFRVAPFKAQNMALNSYITPEGGEMGRAQVVQAEAAGIEPHVDMNPVLLKPTSQMGSQVIVKGKSIGNLSARDYYEYKTNLVPIVRECFERLSSQYDVIVLEGAGSAVELNLKEHDLVNLSMAEMADARCILVGDIDRGGIFAALLGSYMLMTPREQERIMGFMVNKLRGDPQLFTSGIEILESRSSRPVLGVIPHFNHIALQEEDSVALQRRMQQAVKKVSENGLAIGVVRLPFISNYTDFDCFEQEAGVDLIYFDRPAEVFHFDAVILPGSKNTLEDLDFLKKSGLSDAILAFYKGGGTVVGLCGGYQMMGLCVQDPHGVESGLREVTGLGLLEMETEMYLEKITSQIEALPVATDCWMGSAQGPLSGYEIHMGRSVSRGAAQPLFHITRRDGREADFLDGLTQPDGRVWGTYIHGIFDNDDFRRKFIEEVRRRSGKTTVAVSANFSYRRWKETQYDLLAEHVRKYTDINRIYRELGIRE; encoded by the coding sequence ATGACTGACAAGGCAAAATCCCTGATGTTTTTGGGGACGGGTTCGGACGTGGGCAAGAGCGTGCTTGCTGCCGCTTTTTGCCGTATTCTGAAGCAGGACGGTTTTCGAGTGGCCCCTTTCAAGGCCCAGAACATGGCTCTCAATTCCTATATCACCCCTGAAGGCGGCGAAATGGGGCGGGCTCAAGTGGTTCAGGCGGAAGCCGCCGGAATCGAGCCCCATGTGGATATGAACCCGGTTCTCCTGAAACCCACTTCCCAAATGGGATCGCAGGTGATCGTGAAAGGAAAGTCCATAGGAAACCTTTCCGCAAGGGATTACTACGAATACAAGACGAACCTTGTTCCCATCGTTCGGGAATGTTTCGAGCGGCTCTCCAGCCAGTATGACGTGATCGTTTTGGAAGGGGCGGGGAGTGCCGTCGAACTGAACCTCAAGGAGCACGATCTGGTGAATCTTTCCATGGCGGAAATGGCCGACGCACGCTGCATCCTTGTGGGAGATATTGACCGGGGAGGCATTTTCGCCGCTTTGCTGGGAAGTTATATGCTCATGACCCCTCGGGAGCAGGAGCGGATCATGGGGTTCATGGTCAATAAGCTGAGGGGGGATCCGCAACTCTTCACCAGTGGAATCGAGATCCTGGAATCCCGTTCTTCGCGGCCTGTTCTGGGTGTCATTCCCCATTTCAACCATATCGCCCTTCAGGAGGAAGACAGCGTGGCCCTGCAGCGCCGCATGCAGCAGGCGGTCAAAAAGGTTTCTGAAAACGGTCTTGCCATCGGTGTGGTACGGCTGCCTTTTATTTCCAATTATACGGATTTCGACTGCTTTGAGCAGGAAGCGGGAGTGGACCTCATCTATTTTGACCGTCCCGCCGAGGTTTTTCATTTCGATGCGGTGATCCTTCCCGGAAGCAAGAATACTCTCGAGGACCTGGATTTCTTGAAAAAGAGCGGTCTTTCCGATGCGATCCTGGCCTTTTACAAGGGGGGCGGGACCGTAGTGGGGCTCTGCGGCGGCTACCAGATGATGGGGCTTTGCGTGCAGGACCCTCACGGTGTGGAAAGCGGTCTGCGTGAGGTGACCGGCTTGGGACTCCTGGAAATGGAAACGGAAATGTATCTCGAGAAAATCACATCCCAGATCGAAGCCCTGCCCGTAGCGACCGACTGCTGGATGGGATCTGCGCAGGGCCCCTTGAGCGGCTACGAGATTCACATGGGAAGGAGCGTTTCCAGGGGAGCCGCCCAGCCTCTTTTCCATATCACCCGCAGGGATGGCCGGGAGGCGGATTTCCTGGACGGCTTGACGCAACCCGACGGCAGAGTGTGGGGTACCTACATTCACGGTATTTTCGATAACGATGACTTCCGAAGGAAATTCATCGAGGAAGTGCGGCGCCGCTCCGGAAAGACCACTGTGGCCGTGTCCGCCAATTTTTCCTACAGGCGGTGGAAAGAAACTCAATACGACCTTCTTGCGGAGCACGTTCGAAAATACACGGACATAAATCGAATCTATCGCGAACTCGGGATCAGGGAGTAG